The stretch of DNA TGCGTTACGAATGCGTATCGATAAAGCGAAAGATCACCGTGTGTGCTCGAGAACACAGTGTCGTTCCTTCCCTCCTTGATTCGTTCATTCATGAAAAGATGCATTCTTGCAAAGATGGCCCCCTCCTCTCCTCGGCTCCCCTCATGCGGTTTGACCTTCGCCCCCTCCGCCTCCAGTCAACCTCGCCGTGAGAGCAGCTCAATCAAGGTGTATATACAGGAACGTATCTGCCGAGGGTGCGAAGTATAAATATCGGTACTCGTACGACTCCTACGACCCTCGTGATCCCGTGCTCCGTGCGCGATTTTTTACCGCTTGCGCGCTATTTATCGTCGGCcgatgtttataattataaacccACGCTCGTGTGTTAATCGCAGACTCCCGATTATTTACATCGCGTTAATCTGCATCGCGATTAACGTTtcgaaaattaatgaaagaaacCGACGTATTCAACGGCGAATCAGTTTCAGAACGGCTCTATGCTTTCGTCCGCTTTTGAggaattggaaaaaaaaaatgaatttttcaacaatttgcGACTTGAAAATTGCGTGTTGCAAATTCCTCCTCTCGCGAAAATTGCTTCGCCGAAAATTCATAGCCCCATTCTCGCGTATCGCGGATATCCATGAATGAAAGTGACATTCTCTTTACACGCAACTTACTACACTGCCCGCCGCTCGACAAAAGGGAATAAAACCGAAATTGATTACGCCCGTACGAGCGTATAAGTCGACGTTTCCTGAATGCCGAGGCAATTTGTCGCCACCATTATTTTGACGCGCGTCATCGTCCTTAAGCATCCTCTTCCATCCTTGACGCACGTGCGACACGATAATCGCCATCCCCTTCGGAAAATGAATGGAGCCATCCGCCAAGATGTTATTTATATGTGCGCTTCTGcgtttatttatgtattacgttgtatatttatttctaatcgTCGACTCTCCGAATTGCAGCTGCCATGTCGTTCCGGTCCCGAAAGTCCTCACTCTCGAGTGAACGAGAAGAGGAGCCAGAAATGCTTGATAGATATCTCCCGGTACCGCTTCTCCCTCGTTATATCCGGCCTCACGAAGATGCTGCAGCGCGTCAACGAGCTGACACCGAGCACGAGCGGGCAGCGTCCGTTTCACACCATGGATCAGGACCGGCAGGAGTCTATCATCATCGTCCTGGACACGCTGGAGAAGTGCCTGGCGAACGCGCCGAAGGACACAACGAAATTCGAGGAGGCGACGAACGTGAAACTGTTGCTTCGTGAAATATGCCAGTTTATAGGTGAACAAAATGAGCGAGGAAATCTGCCGATTTATGATGACCAAGCGTGGATATGTAATTGTAATCTTTTGGCAGGCATTCCGTACGATAGTTCGCAGACGAAAATGATAAAGGATCTGGCGTGCAAGGTACTGTTCGCTCTGAGCCAGAACTTCTTCAACGCGGTCTTCAATCGGATATCGGCCAGACTGCAAGAACTGTCCAACAGCGGCGAGGAGAATCCGGACTGCAGCGACATCGAACTGATGCAGTACATCAATGCCGACGTCCACAAACTCACTAGGCTTCTCAAGGGTGAGCGGTGAATATTAAGTGGCGCGATTGCATATAAAGCAATGTTTAAAACGTATTTTCGTTTCTGCAGAAACGATACAGAAAATCCGGCTGCTGAAGAAGTCGGCGCATCTCGTTCTCATGAACTCTCTGGAGAAGGCGATCTGGAACTGGATGGACATCTATCCGCAGGAGTTCGCCGATCTGCAGAAGCAGCCTAACGAAGATCTCAGTAAAGCGTGCGAGGAGTTGTTCGACATTCTCGACACGTTCGTCgacgagaagaagaagagcCGCGCCGCGGCGGTGTGGCCGCTGCAGATAATACTGCTGCTGCTCTCGCCGAAGGTGTTGGAGGAGATTCTCCTGTTGAGTAGCGATCCGACGTTCACCGGCGCGTCGCGGCACTCGAAGAAGAAGCAGTTCATCGACAACGTGAAGCGCAATATAAAGATGCACGGCAGCTCGTCCAGCCGGCAGCTGACGGAGGCCGCGGCGGTCGCGTGCGTCAAGCTCACGAAAGCGGCCACGTACATCAATAACGCGGAGTCCAACAGCAACGTCGTTCTGACGCTGGTGCAGCAGCTGATGGACGATCTGATGCTGCTTATCTTCAATCCTTCGAAGCCGTTCTCCCGCGGGCAGAATTACAGCGCGCAGGACGTCGATCTCATGATCGACTCCTTCGTCAGCTGTTTCCGCATCAATCCGCACAACAACGAAGTATTTAAGTTCTGTCTGAACGTTAACTATCCGTCGTACCAGTTCGTCCTGGTCAGCTCGTTGTACAAGCAAGTGTCAAATATATTCTGCTCTCGCGCGACAATTTTATAATCGCGACTTCGATTTTCACttcagtattattttttcagaatttttacgCAGCCGAGATTATCGTGGTGGCCGGAGATCAGTCTTGTTTATTCGTACGGCACAGAACTCAGAAACATGTTCACCGATACTCTGAACAAAGTGACGCAGAACTGCATGTGGTACGCGCCGCTACGCACAACGTTGATTCACAACTTTGGGCTGAAACCTAAAGAGGAGGTTAACTCTAGAAATCTGTTGTTGATGATGGTGCGATTGGTTCACGTGGATCCCATGTTAATGCTGCACGtatgttgtatattttgttactcgaatattgaatatacgtgtgcataaaatatagattagATTAGATGTGCACAAAACGTCTGAGACCTACATTAATTTAGCACTTTTCAGAGTTACGGTACGGCTGGTCATGAAATACAAAGGTCCACTTTAGAGTTGATCAATGGACTCATCTCGCTGGTCCATCAGCACACGATGCCGGACATCGCCCACGAAGCGATGGAGGCTCTGCTAGTGCTGCACCATCCAGACAAGGTTAAAGCGTGGAATCCAGAAGCGCCGCTGTACACTTTCTGGGACGTTAGTTCGCAAGTCATCTTCTCGATCTCCGAGAAATTGATTCAGCATCAGATTTTCAACTACACGACCATACTTAAATGGCTGCGCGAGATATTGTGCTGCAGAAACGCCTTTCTTTCTCAGCACAAAGATTACGCGAACGTGGGCAGCCAAATCGCGATCAGCAAACAAGCGCACATTAAGCTCGAGGTATgcatcttttaaattatcggTAAAATTACAGCTGAGATTGATTCGCAAATATTCTCGCGCGCAGGTCGTTTGCTTGATGTATTTATGGAGTATAGACATAGAGGCTATTCTGGTGTCCATGTCTTGTTTCGCGCTGCTATGCGAGGAAGCTGAAATTCTTTGCGGGAGCGACGAGGTAGCAGTGACGTCTCTGCTTCCAAATTATCAGTTGTTTTCGGAATTGGCGCAAGCCTCGGCCTTGATCTCTGGTGAGCTTTAAATTAGCGTTCTTCAGCTTTATTCGTGTGAAATCTACGATTTCACGAGAACAGAGATAGAAAGTAATGTTTCTTCCggatttaaagatttttttatgaacttttaaatacatttgcttttattaaGAAGATTCTTATTCGTCTGTAGTAGAGTATTAAAGATCTTCTTATCGTAATAGCCCACGGGGAGAGTAGGCTATGTTATCAAGAACATAATCATGGTGAGTTTTTATCTTCAATCTTATGTTATCTGTATTACATCTTGTTGTTCCCTTAGTAAGTCGATTATTTCACATTGACGCAGCAGCTTGACGTTTGTATTTCAGGACGTGCCGCActgcaaaagaaaatattgtccttattgaaaaagattgaGCATTGCGTGAATGGTGTGCAACCTGtacgtatatttaaatttatttcttgtatacgaatatttttttatacccAATGAAAAAGCATATCGCATTAAATTGGTGCAAAAGATTTGTCGCTTCtccgtaaattatttttaataaaattatcgatttttacTTTAAGAACTCGGAGTTTTCTAAATTGGACGTGCAACttttcagaagaaaaaatatattgaagttAATAGTGACTGTTTTAGTtcgtaaaaatttctttgaaacttgctattctatttttaattttacttaaatctTTTGCGTcaatctaatattaaaattgatttttataattgcgttATTTTTTCCGGGTCTGTCGCGAACGTTtaagatgatatttttaaactaacaGAAGCGTTACGTTTAGGCTTGGGAGGAGACATTCAAAAATTGGGAAGCGATCTCGCGGCAGTTTCTCGTGCCTACCAAAGTCAAGACCGAGGATGCGCAAGCGGAGTCGTTCTGTCGCAGCACCGTGAAGCGGAAAACGGCGCACCAGAACTCAGAGCACGAAGTGGAGGAGCAGATTAACGAGTGGGCCAACATGACGGGATTTCTCTGCGCTTTGGGCGGAGTGTGTCTGCAGCGTCGTTTGAGCAGACCGCCCGAGCTGCCGCCCTTTCCCGAACCTAAAAAGAGCTCGACGAAACAACAGGAACCTGGTTCGGTTTTAACGAATCCCAATCAAGACGCACAATGTTCAGTGACGCAGTTTGTGCTGAATTTATTGCGATTATTAGTTTGCAACAACGAGAAACTTGGCAATCAAATTCAGAAGCACGTAAAGGAGATGGTTGGGCACGAGATGAGCCCCGCCCTGTATCCGATATTGTTCGATCAGATTAAGATTTTCGTGGAGAAGTTCTTCGATCCTCGCGGACAAGTGATAGTATCGGACTTGAACACGCAATTCATCGAGCACACTATATTCATCATGAAGAATATTCTGGACTCGAAGACGGACGAGCCATCGGAATACCTCGGAATGACCAGTATCGAAGACATAATGCTGGCGACCGTTCGATACGTCAGGCGTTTGGACATGATAGTGCACTCGATATGCATTAAGACGAAATTGTGCCAGCTAGTCGAAACCATGATGAAGAGACGGGACGATTTGGCGTTCAGGCAAGAGTTGAAGTTCCGCAACAAACTCGTGGAATATTTGACCGAGTGGGTAATGTGCGCGCCGCCATCCTCAGCGATAACTGCCAGTGATATCACATCTTATACTAAGTAAGATcagtgttttatatatattttatgtacgcAAATGtgtgtttaatttttgctcttttaattttgcaaaaaggCTCCGCCTACAATTAtaacaaacatttaaaaagattacaaTTATCTAATGTATTGGTTTAACTTTCTAGGGATTTAGATCAAGCTTGCATGGAGGCTGTAGGAGCGTTATTGCGTGGACTTCCTCTTCAGCCTGAGGATTCTGATCGCGCCGATCTGATGGAAGCGAAATCCGAGctgttttcgaaatatttcatgctctttatgaaattaataaatgactGCAATAAACCGTCAGAGGACAAGGACGTTGTTTGCGAACAATCGCCTGCTATAGCGACTAATAAGCTGACCACTTTGCGCAACACTACCATTCAAGCCATGAGTAATCTTCTCAATGCGAATATAGACAGCGGTTTACGGCATTCGATACGtacgtaaaaatattctattattttatgcgcTTTTAATTCGAGAGTTTCTTTGGAAGAATTGTGAATCCATTGAAAACTTCTCCACAATTGGATTTTTACATCAATTATTAGttctacaattattaaatttttcactttttttagatttagGCTACAATGCAGATCTCCAAACGCGAGCTGCGTTTATGGAAGTGCTGACTAAAATCCTTCAGCAGGGAACGCAGTTTGACACTCTCGCCGAGACTGTTCTAGCCGATAGATACGAGCAGTTAGTCGAGCTTGTCACAATGATCAGTGATAAAGGCGAGCTGCCTATTGCCGTGGCACTGGCTAACGTGGTGACGACAAATCAAATGGACGAGTTGGCGCGTGTCTTTGTGATAATATTCGACGCGAGACATTTGTTGTCGCCTCTGTTATGGAAAATGCTCTATCGAGAGGTCGAGCTAATCGACGGCATACAGACTCTTTTTCGCGGTAATACTTTAGGAAGCAAACTCATGTCCGTCTGCTTCAAAATTTATGGCGCCAGCTACCTGCAAAACCTGCTCGAGCCTTTCATCAAACCTTTGCTGGACGAGCCAACGATTAGTTTTGAGGTGGACAGCGCGAGGATTGACCCGAACGAAAATATCGAACAAAACGGTGGCAACCTAATTTTATTGACACAAAAGGTGTTCAACGCCATAATCTCGTCGGCAGATGCGTGAGTCATCATTCACTGCAACTTGCCGTCGCGAAGAAGCTGCGCTACACTCAAAGTATGTTTGTTTTCTCATTTAATTTCAGGTTTCCTCGGCAGCTGCGCTCGGTGTGTCACTGCCTGTATCAAGTATTATGTAGAAGATTCCCGCAATCCAAGAGGGCCAACATTGTGGCCGTGGGAACGGTGCTGTTTTTGCGCTTCATCAATCCTGCCATCGTCTCGCCGCAAGAAATGGGCATTGTGAATAAGCCGGTGCCGCTGCAGGTCAAGCGCGGCCTCATGCTCATGTCGAAGATACTGCAAAACATCGCCAATCACGTAGAATTCAGCAAGGAGCAGCACATGCTACCGTTCAACAACTTTCTGCGAGCGCACTTCGAGATCGGTCGGCGATTCATCATACAAATAGCGCTAGATTGCGAAGTGCAGGACGACGAAACCAGCCATCCTGTGTCCTTCGTGTCGGACGCCAACGTCTTGGCCTTGCACAGGCTGTTGTGGAATCATCAGGAGAAAATCGGCGACTACCTCAGCAGCAGTAGAGATCACAAAGCTGTCGGAAGGAGACCCTTCGACAAATTGGCCACGTTGTTGGCGTACCTTGGCCCGCCCGAGCACAAACCAATCGATTCCTAGTGAGTCACTGAACAGTGGCGGTTTTATTAGATTGATGCAAAAGGTTTTTCGTTTCTGCTTGAAAGtctattttaaacaaaattatcaatttccaGTCTGAGAACTCggagtttttaaaattagacTTATAAAATCTCGTTTCCAgatgaaaaaatgtattgaagTCAATGGTTACtattttagtttataataatttatttaaaatcctGCAAGTTTTGATCTTGCTCGATGAATAGGACAAATCTTTTGCTCCAACTAGTGTTATTCtcgtataaataatgaatttattatacgtTTTAATTTCAGCTCGCTTTTCTCGTCTTCGTACGTCCACATGTGTTCACGATGGACGAGTAAAGACATATCGTCGACCAATTTTGAAGAGCTCATGATGAAGCTTAATATGCACGAGAGAGAGGACTTCAAAAACATTCAGAatatgaacattttttatcaagcaGGCACCAGCAAACTAGGCTACCcagtattttattacattgcacGACGGTTCAAGTATGTGCGAATCGCTTTTCCAAGATAtagcgaaatatttataagtctACGAAAATATACGATAGTTGTTCTTGCGctcgcaattaaaataatttacatttcgaTTTTCAGACCCAGCGAAGTAAACGGCGAGCTGCTGATATATCACGTGATCTTAACTCTAAAATCGTATTATCATGCTCCATACGACCTAGTAGTCGATTTCACTCACACGTGCGTGGACAACCGGTGCAGGACGGAGTTTTTACAAAAGTGGTTTTATGTATTACCGGAGCCGATTTACGAGAATCTCCACGCGGTGTACATCTACAATTGCAACAGCTGGCTGCGCGAATTCACGAAATATCACGACAGCATTCTAGCGCCGCTGAAGGGTAACCGAAAGATGGTCTTCATGGACGTTCAAGAGAGATTGAACGACGTGATCGACGCCGAGCAGCAGAAACTGCCCGGTGCGACGGTGTCCCTCGAGAAGGACTTGAAGGTCTTCACCAATGTCTTGAAACTGTGTCACAAGGAAATGAAGGTGTCGGTGAAGGTCGGGCCGACGACTGTGCAGGTAACTCACACGGATAAATACAAAGTGCTGTCGCACTACGTCGTCCTCAACGATGTGTTTTACGCGTCTGAGATCGAGGAAGCCAGTGCACTGGAAGACAATCAATTTTCGTTGACCATCGCCAACGAGCCTACCATAACCTTCGCCTACAACGACTGCGAGAACATCGTGCAGGCGATACGTCACATCAAGAATCGCTGGCAGCTGTCGCATCCGGACCCGATGTCCATTCATTCGAAAATCAGGCCTAAGGACGTGCCCGGCACTCTGCTAAACATGGCCTTGCTGAATCTCGGCAGTCCGGACCCGAATCTCCGAACCGCCGCGTACAATCTCTTGTGCGCGCTCACGGCGACGTTCGGTCTGAAGATAGAGGGCCAGCTGTTGGAAACGTCGGGTATCTGCATCCCGTCGAACAACACCATATTCATCAAGCATCTGAGCGAAACTTTGGCGGCGAACGATCCGCATCTCACGCTCGAGTTCCTCCGAGAGTGCATACAAGGCTTCAAGGAGTCCACCATCGAGCTGAAGCATCTGTGCCTGGAGTACATGACACCGTGGCTGAGCAATCTCGTGCGGTTCTACAAGCCTCACGACGAGAGCGGCAAGCGGCAGAAGCAGGTGACGGAGATCCTCGACGATCTGATCACGCTGACCGTGCAGGAGGTGGAGATGTATCCGAGCATACAGGCGAAGATCTGGAGCACGATCGGCATGCTGCCCGAGCTGATAGACATCGTCCTCGACATTTTTCTGCATCGCAGCGCGCAGTACGGATTGGGCTCGCTCATGGCCGAGATCATGGCGGACACCGCGGTCGCTTTGGCGTCCGGCAACGTGCAGCTGGTAGCCAAGAAGCTCATCAGCAAGGTGTGCCGAATAGTGGACAAGACCTGCATGTCGCCGACGTCTCAGCTGGAGCAGCACATAATGTGGAGCGACATAGCGATC from Linepithema humile isolate Giens D197 chromosome 2, Lhum_UNIL_v1.0, whole genome shotgun sequence encodes:
- the Nf1 gene encoding neurofibromin isoform X4, which codes for MGTQKPGEWASLVLTRFEDQLPCRSGPESPHSRVNEKRSQKCLIDISRYRFSLVISGLTKMLQRVNELTPSTSGQRPFHTMDQDRQESIIIVLDTLEKCLANAPKDTTKFEEATNVKLLLREICQFIGIPYDSSQTKMIKDLACKVLFALSQNFFNAVFNRISARLQELSNSGEENPDCSDIELMQYINADVHKLTRLLKETIQKIRLLKKSAHLVLMNSLEKAIWNWMDIYPQEFADLQKQPNEDLSKACEELFDILDTFVDEKKKSRAAAVWPLQIILLLLSPKVLEEILLLSSDPTFTGASRHSKKKQFIDNVKRNIKMHGSSSSRQLTEAAAVACVKLTKAATYINNAESNSNVVLTLVQQLMDDLMLLIFNPSKPFSRGQNYSAQDVDLMIDSFVSCFRINPHNNEVFKFCLNVNYPSYQFVLVSSLYKIFTQPRLSWWPEISLVYSYGTELRNMFTDTLNKVTQNCMWYAPLRTTLIHNFGLKPKEEVNSRNLLLMMVRLVHVDPMLMLHSYGTAGHEIQRSTLELINGLISLVHQHTMPDIAHEAMEALLVLHHPDKVKAWNPEAPLYTFWDVSSQVIFSISEKLIQHQIFNYTTILKWLREILCCRNAFLSQHKDYANVGSQIAISKQAHIKLEVVCLMYLWSIDIEAILVSMSCFALLCEEAEILCGSDEVAVTSLLPNYQLFSELAQASALISAHGESRLCYQEHNHGRAALQKKILSLLKKIEHCVNGVQPAWEETFKNWEAISRQFLVPTKVKTEDAQAESFCRSTVKRKTAHQNSEHEVEEQINEWANMTGFLCALGGVCLQRRLSRPPELPPFPEPKKSSTKQQEPGSVLTNPNQDAQCSVTQFVLNLLRLLVCNNEKLGNQIQKHVKEMVGHEMSPALYPILFDQIKIFVEKFFDPRGQVIVSDLNTQFIEHTIFIMKNILDSKTDEPSEYLGMTSIEDIMLATVRYVRRLDMIVHSICIKTKLCQLVETMMKRRDDLAFRQELKFRNKLVEYLTEWVMCAPPSSAITASDITSYTKDLDQACMEAVGALLRGLPLQPEDSDRADLMEAKSELFSKYFMLFMKLINDCNKPSEDKDVVCEQSPAIATNKLTTLRNTTIQAMSNLLNANIDSGLRHSIHLGYNADLQTRAAFMEVLTKILQQGTQFDTLAETVLADRYEQLVELVTMISDKGELPIAVALANVVTTNQMDELARVFVIIFDARHLLSPLLWKMLYREVELIDGIQTLFRGNTLGSKLMSVCFKIYGASYLQNLLEPFIKPLLDEPTISFEVDSARIDPNENIEQNGGNLILLTQKVFNAIISSADAFPRQLRSVCHCLYQVLCRRFPQSKRANIVAVGTVLFLRFINPAIVSPQEMGIVNKPVPLQVKRGLMLMSKILQNIANHVEFSKEQHMLPFNNFLRAHFEIGRRFIIQIALDCEVQDDETSHPVSFVSDANVLALHRLLWNHQEKIGDYLSSSRDHKAVGRRPFDKLATLLAYLGPPEHKPIDSYSLFSSSYVHMCSRWTSKDISSTNFEELMMKLNMHEREDFKNIQNMNIFYQAGTSKLGYPVFYYIARRFKPSEVNGELLIYHVILTLKSYYHAPYDLVVDFTHTCVDNRCRTEFLQKWFYVLPEPIYENLHAVYIYNCNSWLREFTKYHDSILAPLKGNRKMVFMDVQERLNDVIDAEQQKLPGATVSLEKDLKVFTNVLKLCHKEMKVSVKVGPTTVQVTHTDKYKVLSHYVVLNDVFYASEIEEASALEDNQFSLTIANEPTITFAYNDCENIVQAIRHIKNRWQLSHPDPMSIHSKIRPKDVPGTLLNMALLNLGSPDPNLRTAAYNLLCALTATFGLKIEGQLLETSGICIPSNNTIFIKHLSETLAANDPHLTLEFLRECIQGFKESTIELKHLCLEYMTPWLSNLVRFYKPHDESGKRQKQVTEILDDLITLTVQEVEMYPSIQAKIWSTIGMLPELIDIVLDIFLHRSAQYGLGSLMAEIMADTAVALASGNVQLVAKKLISKVCRIVDKTCMSPTSQLEQHIMWSDIAILARYLLMLSFNNCLDVGKHLPYIFHTVTLLVCSGSLTMRASTHGLVINSIHSLCTCSSPSFSENTYRILRMSLDEFSLPKFYLLFGISKVKSAAGTAFYKHPTEKSEKSEKSEKSLLSNERNMFSTQDKERLYLTSLEVITDALLEIMEACMRDIPKCDWLKTWTLLAKNFAFSFNPALQPRALIVFGCISKSITDQDMRQLLKILMKALESFNDINLMEAIVMCLTRLQLLLRPKSPIHRYLFWVGTFILELDEAALYASGLALLEQNLHILDSQGTFDERTLEHVMMSTREPLEYQFKQLDHSVGLSFKSNFHFALVGHLLKGYRHPTPTTVTRTVRVLTMLLAIVAKPFKRDKFEVTPESVPYLTALVAVSEEVRSRCHIRHSLDKNLHDSSGNSDILDTLPSRNVDIPGTSNPTNRRQKTWDLLDQSALTQAKKTSEQKQQTAQRSLSVPSTKEDKSADDSEQQTDRSTRVSLSNENNVLLDPEVLTDFSTQTLVLIMLATLVKYSTNESAIRILYEYLAEATIVFPKVFPVVHNLLDAKINSVLSSCHDQTILNAVQTIIQNMIACEDTNQQHHLQHYLQSCGFRGLWRFAGPFTNSSCTPESAELFASCLMAMVEMCDGRNVHDAQESNIKETAGGRGGKPTGGCQPDFASKARPPAAVTGHEHTRVSSKLDASSVYVDSNTNSKRDDSIDAHQTEDKGGGDGGGTQT
- the Nf1 gene encoding neurofibromin isoform X3 → MPDIAHEAMEALLVLHHPDKVKAWNPEAPLYTFWDVSSQVIFSISEKLIQHQIFNYTTILKWLREILCCRNAFLSQHKDYANVGSQIAISKQAHIKLEVVCLMYLWSIDIEAILVSMSCFALLCEEAEILCGSDEVAVTSLLPNYQLFSELAQASALISAHGESRLCYQEHNHGRAALQKKILSLLKKIEHCVNGVQPAWEETFKNWEAISRQFLVPTKVKTEDAQAESFCRSTVKRKTAHQNSEHEVEEQINEWANMTGFLCALGGVCLQRRLSRPPELPPFPEPKKSSTKQQEPGSVLTNPNQDAQCSVTQFVLNLLRLLVCNNEKLGNQIQKHVKEMVGHEMSPALYPILFDQIKIFVEKFFDPRGQVIVSDLNTQFIEHTIFIMKNILDSKTDEPSEYLGMTSIEDIMLATVRYVRRLDMIVHSICIKTKLCQLVETMMKRRDDLAFRQELKFRNKLVEYLTEWVMCAPPSSAITASDITSYTKDLDQACMEAVGALLRGLPLQPEDSDRADLMEAKSELFSKYFMLFMKLINDCNKPSEDKDVVCEQSPAIATNKLTTLRNTTIQAMSNLLNANIDSGLRHSIHLGYNADLQTRAAFMEVLTKILQQGTQFDTLAETVLADRYEQLVELVTMISDKGELPIAVALANVVTTNQMDELARVFVIIFDARHLLSPLLWKMLYREVELIDGIQTLFRGNTLGSKLMSVCFKIYGASYLQNLLEPFIKPLLDEPTISFEVDSARIDPNENIEQNGGNLILLTQKVFNAIISSADAFPRQLRSVCHCLYQVLCRRFPQSKRANIVAVGTVLFLRFINPAIVSPQEMGIVNKPVPLQVKRGLMLMSKILQNIANHVEFSKEQHMLPFNNFLRAHFEIGRRFIIQIALDCEVQDDETSHPVSFVSDANVLALHRLLWNHQEKIGDYLSSSRDHKAVGRRPFDKLATLLAYLGPPEHKPIDSYSLFSSSYVHMCSRWTSKDISSTNFEELMMKLNMHEREDFKNIQNMNIFYQAGTSKLGYPVFYYIARRFKPSEVNGELLIYHVILTLKSYYHAPYDLVVDFTHTCVDNRCRTEFLQKWFYVLPEPIYENLHAVYIYNCNSWLREFTKYHDSILAPLKGNRKMVFMDVQERLNDVIDAEQQKLPGATVSLEKDLKVFTNVLKLCHKEMKVSVKVGPTTVQVTHTDKYKVLSHYVVLNDVFYASEIEEASALEDNQFSLTIANEPTITFAYNDCENIVQAIRHIKNRWQLSHPDPMSIHSKIRPKDVPGTLLNMALLNLGSPDPNLRTAAYNLLCALTATFGLKIEGQLLETSGICIPSNNTIFIKHLSETLAANDPHLTLEFLRECIQGFKESTIELKHLCLEYMTPWLSNLVRFYKPHDESGKRQKQVTEILDDLITLTVQEVEMYPSIQAKIWSTIGMLPELIDIVLDIFLHRSAQYGLGSLMAEIMADTAVALASGNVQLVAKKLISKVCRIVDKTCMSPTSQLEQHIMWSDIAILARYLLMLSFNNCLDVGKHLPYIFHTVTLLVCSGSLTMRASTHGLVINSIHSLCTCSSPSFSENTYRILRMSLDEFSLPKFYLLFGISKVKSAAGTAFYKHPTEKSEKSEKSEKSLLSNERNMFSTQDKERLYLTSLEVITDALLEIMEACMRDIPKCDWLKTWTLLAKNFAFSFNPALQPRALIVFGCISKSITDQDMRQLLKILMKALESFNDINLMEAIVMCLTRLQLLLRPKSPIHRYLFWVGTFILELDEAALYASGLALLEQNLHILDSQGTFDERTLEHVMMSTREPLEYQFKQLDHSVGLSFKSNFHFALVGHLLKGYRHPTPTTVTRTVRVLTMLLAIVAKPFKRDKFEVTPESVPYLTALVAVSEEVRSRCHIRHSLDKNLHDSSGNSDILDTLPSRNVDIPGTSNPTNRRQKTWDLLDQSALTQAKKTSEQKQQTAQTGRLLFKSQRSLSVPSTKEDKSADDSEQQTDRSTRVSLSNENNVLLDPEVLTDFSTQTLVLIMLATLVKYSTNESAIRILYEYLAEATIVFPKVFPVVHNLLDAKINSVLSSCHDQTILNAVQTIIQNMIACEDTNQQHHLQHYLQSCGFRGLWRFAGPFTNMCLQSSCTPESAELFASCLMAMVEMCDGRNVHDAQESNIKETAGGRGGKPTGGCQPDFASKARPPAAVTGHEHTRVSSKLDASSVYVDSNTNSKRDDSIDAHQTEDKGGGDGGGTQT